Proteins from one Clostridium cellulovorans 743B genomic window:
- a CDS encoding class IIb bacteriocin, lactobin A/cerein 7B family, which produces MEGFKPIKDLENINGGILPINVICYGVVFINPVTTIATTIANAVKKS; this is translated from the coding sequence ATGGAAGGATTTAAACCAATTAAGGATTTAGAAAACATCAATGGTGGTATATTACCTATAAACGTAATTTGCTATGGTGTTGTATTTATAAATCCAGTAACAACAATAGCTACAACAATAGCCAATGCAGTAAAGAAGTCTTAA